From the genome of Acropora palmata chromosome 8, jaAcrPala1.3, whole genome shotgun sequence:
CAATTTGGAATATAGAGAGATAACATTAGATAACTTAaagataatttatttcatgtaAAATTATCTCTGCCTTTCATCTTTAATGTTCTTCTCAAGTTTCTCACCTTGCCTTTAACTATCACTCTACAGTAAAGTGGTTGGACATCCAAATCGATGAGAGATGTGTCCAGATATCTGAAAACAGAGAGACAtgtaataactattattattattgttacaatGTCCAAGTTCCAGCCACTATTCAGGTGGTGGAAAATGTAGCATTAACGACTGTGTTGCTAAGTGAAGTTTGGGTGCCTGAGACATCCTGGGGCTTCCCCTGTTggctccaagatggagactgcactgctgggtggcaaaacttgacaacccagccatgagccccccaCGCCCACACTGATAAACAGTGGAAAAGTAGAGGGGGAGAGGGGAGGGTAACAACTGCTTAATGCTCCACACAAAATGTTCCCTTTTCCCACCACGCCGATAAATAAGCTCTACAACCCAAAGCACATGGAATCTGCTGCATATGCAAATATAACAAAACCACTGACAGCAAATGGCCACATTTGCTCGTAGTTATTACCTCATTGAAATTCCATTTAACCTCATTATAAAAACAGAATTCAGCTTACTTGAAGCATGGTAAATCCAGGACAAATCTATTGTTTTCCTCATCAtcacaaaattcaaaatcccatctgtgataaaaatagtaaaaagaATGTCTGTGATATTACACAAATGATCtgcattgaaaaacaacataaaaccttggagtatcatgaaaatacagaaaattAGAAAACTTCTGAGGATATTTTAAGGACCTTGCGAAGATACCAAGgacattttaaaatgataCTTTCACTTACTTTCCTTGGTTTATATTCAGGACACGGCCATCATCTGTGAAAAACCTTGTCTCTCTTGCTGGCTTGTTTCTACCAAGTCTCCTATACTCATTGAAAAATATGGTTTAAATACAAACAATACACATGGAACAAAGTTCCAAACTTCTTGGCAATCAACTTACTCATCATCCTTCTTCTCTCTTTGTTGACGTTTTTCTTCAATATGTTGATGAAGCTCAATTCTTGACTCTGGGGTGTAAtctgttttttgttgccaGTATCTGGAATAAAACAAACTACTGTTAAGCCTGGAGAGTTACAAAGCTTACcagggaagaaaaaaagatttattatataaacaccagtgaaataccaagtgagctttcccgcgaaaacttcatatcttcacacatgaagataacatgttatcttcacatgTGAAGACTCAGATCACTGTCattatggttacataataaatcatgcctttgaaagcaagctgatttggtatttcactgaaGTTTATATAATACtacatactcgcttatggatatgaattttatcttcttgtgttcaactcgatatctcgatatcgagttgaccatttgaagataaaattcatatccatgcacgggcatgtaatatcctctatagCTATCTATCTATGCAAACAATTAATGCAGTTTGATGGACAGAATTTACTTCATCAGCCTTTTTTATGTAGGTTCATaagaagaaagtaaaaaaaataccttttctcttcttcattACTGTCAACATTTTCCATTTCCTCTCCTCcttgcttttcattttgtaactTTCTGTTCTCAGCATcctctctttcattttccttacCAAAAGAAGAGCCGATGTTAATGCACACAGAAAAATCCTTTTACACAAGGAGTACTTCATAAGCAAGACTTAGAAGGCAAATCAATACAGAAGATGCCCAGAAGGATATTTaaacctttcttttctctgagAATCAATGTTAATCTATTTGCTAACATTGGTGGCGCCTACTTTTCAAATTTGGAGTGTCCAGTTTGACAAGATGAACCTGTCACACCGTATGGTAAAAATTAAGGAGGGACTCATGCgatttcaaaacacttttattttaatttgtatttcttGTACACCCACTGGATTAGGTGTACCATAGGTGGCCTACACATTTTATGTATCGACCATAATTATATTGGTTGACTATCGGTCGTCCATCTGTCGACTATCAGTGGACTGTTGGTTGTCTATCAGTCGACTGCTGGTCATCCATCGGTCACCTATTGGCCAATAGTCGACCGATAGTAAACTGAAAAATCAGTCGATTGTCGGCCGATACATCGACCGTCAGGCCACCTATAGGTACACACGATCCCACCCACCTGTACCAGTGCAATGTCACATcagtaaaaataacaattatcattgttttaattccaaaaattaatattaggTTAAGTcagaaaaacataaaaatacgACTTCATTTTACTAATAATAGTAACACCTTacccttttcttttcatactCCATTTGTTGAATAATTATCTTGTTTCTTATCCTATCATAGTCCTTGGtgttaaaatagaaaatgaaatttaggaGTATTGCATGAAAGTagtaataacaaaaattaaccCGAGCTCCATGATCAATAGATCTAATATATACTACAGTTATGATAAAAGCAAAGACAATAAATGATTGATTTTTGTTGAACAACTTTCTTAAGCTAACCATACAGCAGAAAAGCATTATCCATGAAGACCTTCCAGAGTCTTTCAGCACAGCAGCCAGATGTATTCAGCTGCGAGTTGAGTCCTATGTAAGGTCTATGCAAGAATAAATTCATAAAGTTCTCCTACATTTACACAATGATCTGTTAACTCACTTGCTTTGCTAAAATCCTCCctgatttttcaatttactcaATGATCTGTTTACCCATGCAGAGGTCAATcccatgtataagtcaacCCCCCattttgaagccaaaaaataagttttccTTATTTCTGGTTAAggattttcttgaaaaacttatcttttatcttagagttttctttcaggtacagtttttgacccatCTATAAGTCAAGGGCGATTTTTTGGGCCGATTTTTTGGCTGTAAAAGgttgacttatacatgggAAAATACAGTAATACAAATACAGTAACTCACTTGTTTTAATTGCTAAAATCATCTCTGAtttgtaatagtaattggactgagtggagtacaattcagggagtaatcgggcgagtaatttcaaaatcggccgagcgcgaagcgcaaggccgatttgaaattacgagcacgattactccctgaattgtacgacacgaagtccaattactaattaatcataactataacaaaattcgagaagaatatgacagtggtttaaactatttgaccggtttatatattcaacttctaagctacgtgccgaaaaaaaagccattcaagtgcaactagcgcgagctcGATGAcacgtactgtccaattactcaggcatgacgcgtacaactgtccaattacaagcgcatgacgcgtacaactgtacaattacggctgaaatcaggcctgctgatgaccaatcagattcgagaattttgatatagttgtgaTTTGTCAATTTACTCAATGATCTGTTTACTCACTTGTTTTGCTAAAATCCTCTCTGATTTGTCAATCTCTTTTCCATCCAGCCATTTTAAACTATCCAAAGTGGCAATAACATATTCTCTATATCCTTCATACTCAGTGCAGGGATTTCCTGTCAGATATCtagccaagaaaaaaatagtggAGAAAAAATTACTGGACTTTATCAAAATCCCTCACACCTGTCTCTGTGTCTGTCTGTTTGAGGTTCCTTCTGTAGTTGACTATTGGAAAGCTGGAAAACCACATCCTctgaagttttttctttttttttaagggtaCAGTACAGCTTGCCTCAGAAGACACCAATTCTTGTATATCCAGACACTGAAATTAAGCACTGATTAtcgatatctggatgggtgaccatctcgGAAAAACCCTGCACTGCACTCCTCAGGGAGTCAGACTGGAATCAAGTGGTCACCAATCACCCCTCCCACCTTTGTTATCATTGTATGTTGACTGAGCTTCAGTCAATCTCAATctcattcccagggtctttcatcctAGGGAAGCCCTCGctccctttggggtggggagatgaaagaccctgggaacgaggtagAGTCTATCTCAACCTGACTCTAGGGTTTTCTTATGGTTCTGCCATTTCTtgccttgtcaaaatggacTTATGCTTTATAATGCTACAGAGTAGAAAGAGCCATAAAAGTAAGAAGAAGTTATTTGATCATCTTTCTGTCTAGATGTTCATGAAGTGCCCAGCCATTTCAAGGCTCTGGCTTACACGTGCTTCAATTTGCTTGACTTTTATAAAtgctgattaaaaaaaaaaaagaatttcctTGTAACAGGGATATATTAAATTTGCAGAAAGTAAGAAACAGCattattaatgttaaaatccataaaacaaacaaagaaaaccacCTTTGAAGATCTGACTGTGTAAAAGAACAATTTTCTGAGTTAATACCCCTTGATTTAAAAAACActgtttgaaaatatgaaagacGTTCTTGAGGCTTATTTCTCTGAAAGTCTAAAATTGTATAGGTcatttataattaatttttattagaAACAAGACTACACAAACTCACAGCTCTTTAAAATGATAGTTCCGTCTGAGGCATTCAACACTTGTGAGCTCTCCAACGAAATTAACTGTAAGATCCAGCTTTTGCAATGACTCACAGCCTGTCatcacattaaaaaaaactgcattttAAATACAAAACTTGGAATtcctttaaataatttatcaagTTCACAGCACTTTAAAGCaaagaacaaattattttggaaTTTGTTATTGATGTTTTGAAGCAATGGAATGTTTGGGAACTAcaaattactattttttttacaataacgatttttttttcaaaagtacCCCAATATTTAATTGGTTATATCCTTGTTCAAGAAAGAGTGCTTACCTTCCAGATTTTCAATCTTTGTAATATTATTGAGAGCTAAATTTAGATATTCCAGTTTTTTCAGTCTACCCACATTCtctgggaaaaaaagaactagagattaaaaatttaaagCGAATAAAAAGAGTTCATTGCATACTTTTTTAATATCTGTTTTGGCCCCTCAGCATGTCAGTGAATGATCCCAAACCAAGACCATGTCAATATCGTTATATTGTCATTAAATTTAACTGGCACAGCTATTCATTTAAGTGAAGAATTGAGAGAAGCCTTTTTCCTACGCTTTTTGGACTGAAATAGGTGACGGTTATTCACGCGCATGTTTATATTAAGTTAAACTTACCTATCTTTGGGATCAAATTGCTTTGCAAATAGAGAATTTTTAGATCTCTGCAGAGTTTGTCCAGAAGTTCAATCCTGTCAAAAAATAGTAACCGATTTATATCCTGTTTAATCAACGTAATATAAATTTTTATCTTATTAATGTTCCAGATCTCAAGCTCACCTTTCAAGTTCTTGTTGATGAAGTGAGATTTCCTCTAGGGAAAAAGTCTCACAGTTATTATGCTCAGCTCGTCTGCGAAGAAGATCCTCGGTTACTGTTTTGGACAGAAAATGATAGCGATTTCAACATCCAAACTCGACAGAGGATAGTGTGATGTTTAAAATATAGTGCATTTAATTCAAGTACTCTTTACTTACTTCGAACCATCTTTTGGCGTCAGGCGTTTCAGTTTGTACCCAGGCCAGACTTTTCATAAACTCTgctacgtttctatggtaacAAATGAAGGGTATTTTTTCCCTGACAATACCGATACCtttcttgaaatattttcttagCCTTAAAGCGTACTACAAGATTAACGTTAGCATTTGTTTTTGAATAAACGTTTTGCACAAGGCTTTGCCAAACAAACCTTCTACTTCGGCAAGGATTCAGCAGGAAATTAACCCCTGTATATATTggtgcatatatatatatatatatatatataagttgATTATCCGGGAAAGTTCTTTTGAGAAGGAACCGACACAAGGTGCATTAAATACAAGttctcattgtacctgaaagaaggctggtttgatCAACCGAAATATAATACTAACATTTCTAAGCTTTTTGTGATAACAAGTGCGACAATCGCGTCTCGAAATGATGAAAAGGACGATAAATCTCCGCTGGCGTAAAACAAGTAATTCAAATATCATATTTGTTTACACAATTATAGCTGACAAGGCTATGATAACACATTATCATTTATGGTTAACCTCTAGTAATAACTGACGATTTTCTATGCCAAGCGTCTAAAACGATTTCATTTAGTTTTTCACATCACAGATTTCTCTTGCAACCGTGAGCACACCCCTCTGTTAGGCTACTTAAAACCCTTGCCTGCACCTCTCAGAATCCCGTTTGCTAACACTTTCTATCAGGACCCTCAGAATTTCGAGCGTCATTACAAAATGACCCCGTTATGAACCCTATGATGTTAAAAGCATAAGGAAATCGAAATTGATACTATATTTATCTGTCATGTTTGGGGTGCAGGGCTGGAGCAGtagtgagagcactcgcctcccaccaatgtgccCCCCCGGGGTGATTCCCAGATCCACCGTCAAATGTGGGCTGAGTTTGTtcgttctcttctctgcaccgagaggttttcttgggctactccggtttcccctctcctcaaaagactaccatttgacttgatttgtgttaattgctaatttgagtttacagtgtccccaattagtgctccagcgctagaacgactagacacttaaatagagttcctttcatttcctttctttataGGTTTGTACAACACAATGACAAtggcgttgttgttgttgttgtttttgaaatttcgtttttaatgattttcttgttgttgctatTTACAAATTGTTCTTAAAGTATCTCCCCTCGCCCTGTTGGCGCAGAAATCCAGCGGTCAAGATGAACACTACTGGTTATTTGCTCCTATGAGAAGTAGGAACCTGCTAATCAGTTTTTCCACCACGCCCAATaaagtgcaaaaaaaagtAATCTGGTTGAGTGAAACAATTTCTCCCTAATGACTTTGGGGATGAAACATATTTTCCTGCAATCTTTGTGTGTTCCGTGAGTTTGCTACTTGTCACAGCGTGGCCGCTTGCAATCCAGTAACTTTTTTCCTAAGCTCGGAGTTTTCAAACTTACTCCACATGTGTGCACATATGAATTCTTTGGTGATTGGTTAACTAAAATGTTTGAACTTGTCAGTCATTTCCACTGAGTGGCCTCTTCTTTGATGCAAAATATGTCATTGACTTTGGTGAACTACGTACACCTACAAGTTCGACGACAATTGATGTACGTCTAAAAGGAGGCCTCTTTGGCTTGACGTCAGCTAGTTCTGACATCCGGGACTTTCAATATGGCGGCGACAAGCCATCCAATGAGAAACAACTCTGTTTATTCACTGTTCCACAGTCGGGAGAGGTGAAGTTCTCCTAGTGAACGTTATTGAGGGTCGGAAAACGAATCAAAACGTAGAACAAGGCCCGGAGAAGGAAGCGATCTTCCCTTTTCCATTGGGAAATCGCGCATTTGGTATCCACACGAATTATGGACTCCGTGGAAGTAAGTAATGAGTGGAGATCACGTCAAGcatgctgttgttgttgttaaggAAAGCATTCGCCAATGCAAACATACTCACTGTCCAAATCCAATTTCgtccttttttttcgcttttgtaCTTCAGCCAAAGAGGCCAGGTATCAATCCTGCCCCTGCTACTAGTCACCCGGATCCATTTAATCGAAAGTCGGTGCGGAAACCTCAGAAACCCCAACAGAAAAAACAGCAAGGATCGTCCAGGTTTAGGTCCAAACCGAGTTTTGAAATCCAGCCTCTTGGTCTTTTGAAAGGTGGGTGACAAACCGATGTATAACAAAGTCCAAGGCGCAAACTTACCAATTTTATGACTTCAAAGTGATTTCTATCATCTAAAACCACTTTTCTGCTTGCAAACCAGACGTATCGCCAGCCGAGCAACAGGAATTGTTCATAAAAAAACTTCAACAATGCTGTGTAGTCTTCGATTTCATGGATCCAGTCAGCGACCTGAAGGGGAAGGAAATAAAGCGGGCATGTTTAAACGAACTTGTCGACTATATAGCATCGGGCCGTGGTGTCCTTACCGAGGCAGTTTATCCAAAAATCATCGAAATGGTAAGTGAATTTGTCCATGCATGTGAACATTATTAGATAAATGGTGCATTATTTGTAGTGCGAGTACACAAGGAGTAGTATGTGGCCTGTACAAAGCTCAAATGCGAGCTAAATCGCTTCCTGAGCAACCATGATAGTACCAAACCAGTGAGGTCCTTCTGTTGAATTCACCCAGCTCTTAAAAGTGACTACTATTTATCATTTCTTTCgcctgtttcttttttagtcGATAAGGTGATTATTTTGTGTAAAACTGACAGGAATCTCGGGCCAAGTGATCGTAGTTTCCGTTCCAAGTCGACTTCGTTGGATTTTGGCGTTGAAAAAACTCAACGATCTCACTTGTAAGCTgtgaaaattattgttatgctGACAGCATGTGGGACATTTACGCCAAATCGTGAAAGGCAGATGGAGGCTCGATATTTCTCAATGTTTCTCCGCAGTTGTCGAGCAGTGCTATGAAAGGGTCCATTTCAATGTTCATGCTAATGTGGAGTATGTCCCCCGGAGTAAACAGCGCGGGTGTAATATTTTAGATGCACATAAAATAAAGACCCCAAGTACTTTTGCAAACGGATAACTAGCGTAAATCAGACATTAAATTATATTGTACATGGCGATAATCTCCTCTGCTTGCTTTAAAAGCATCGCGACTGACATTTATGGTAAATTGATTACAAGATATTAACAGGCCTCTGTGCATTTCTCCTTGGTGGTAGTTATTTACTCGAAGAATATGCTTGCTAAACgggtattttcaataaattgtAAACTCTTGTGTCTCAATTGTAGCAGAAATATCTTAAATTAAACACTTGTAAGTCGCCTATTACAGAGCTTTTAGCTTAAGTTCGTGCTTCAGCGTAGGATTTACACAACTGCCCTCCTCCCTTTTCTGTAAATGATATTTTCCGGTTTTGAAATTATCATACAATCGTTTTTCCGTAGATTTATTTATGCTTCATTTGTAGtacaatctttttttttatttttgtgttggttcattttttttttggcgttACTCAGATGTTACACCTGAATACTTCCTCATCAAGCTCAGTTTGCATTCTTGCATTTAATATTCAAAGGACGTTAATGAACGATAGCagttttgttatttgcatTGCGCATAATTCGTTTCAGGATATGCACTGATGTAAAGATACATACACATTCTGGGAAGATACTTTCAATATGACTGTAAACTAGTTATTTGGTGTATGATGCTTCCAGCATCTTCCTGTAGTTTGTGCCCTGTCTTTCAACACGAGTCTTGAGAGttgaaatcaacaaaaaaagattcCACTTAACATCAACAAGGCAGCATGTTCTTGTGGCAGAGATCCTAAAACCCATTTAAGCACTCCTAATTCTCGTATGCTTGTGGACAACAAATCATGAGAATCTAAAGGACACTTGATAATGAATtattacagtcgaacctcgattatccggacctcgattatccggacttttcgattatccggactttttctctggtcccgtttttttcatgaatattaataggctttgatctcaaaagctttcagaggtaaaaaatgtttaaaatcaagaaaagtgtgttcaaaacagcgcatttaccgcttcgctttcaaaagatttagcgctgggcgacaaagagcattctgatgcattcagctgaattttgattgattcagtattgtaattaaaaatgtgctatctttatttcttttgtttacattgttgtctcattaatattcatattttcgattatccggactctcgattatccggactttttactgaggtcccgatgagtccggataatcgaggttcaacTGTATTACATGGGCACCAAGAACatgaatttgaagaaaattgtgGTTTTGCTCTTAGAATCTTTGTCATGAGAGGTGGGGGATGAAGTACTggcattgaatttttttttcatcttccttTTGATAGATTGTAGAAgcttgataataatgatgatgacattATTGTTTATTAGTTGATAGTAATTATAACCCAGATGACAACCTCCAAATAGTGATTTCCAAGTAGATTTTGAATTTGTAGAAACATCTCTTTGCTGTCTTTTCTACCAATGTGACCAGTCATATTGATAGGAAATGGAAAAGTTGGcccaacaatttttttttaagaactaCCCAAGTGCAATCATTTTCAGTGATTTCCTTTCTGTCCTCCATG
Proteins encoded in this window:
- the LOC141889347 gene encoding dynein axonemal assembly factor 11-like, whose product is MVRITEDLLRRRAEHNNCETFSLEEISLHQQELERIELLDKLCRDLKILYLQSNLIPKIENVGRLKKLEYLNLALNNITKIENLEGCESLQKLDLTVNFVGELTSVECLRRNYHFKELYLTGNPCTEYEGYREYVIATLDSLKWLDGKEIDKSERILAKQDYDRIRNKIIIQQMEYEKKRENEREDAENRKLQNEKQGGEEMENVDSNEEEKRYWQQKTDYTPESRIELHQHIEEKRQQREKKDDERLGRNKPARETRFFTDDGRVLNINQGKWDFEFCDDEENNRFVLDLPCFKYLDTSLIDLDVQPLYCRVIVKGKVFQLALSEEVNPDSSSAKRSQTTGHLIVEMPKVKQVVKPLKNLPTKQNTSSHNKTKEKEETHISNPQKDNRVLHHERLEVEPNMSSNMDFSKIVDDNKTASKQGTMQKETIIQSDNSIFVDDPDVPPLI